From a single Kitasatospora azatica KCTC 9699 genomic region:
- a CDS encoding hybrid non-ribosomal peptide synthetase/type I polyketide synthase, protein MASESDQKLLGYLKRVTVDLHQTRERLRELEEGEREPIAIIGMACRYPGGIDSPAALWRLLASGGETVGAFPRDRGWDDGLHDPENGGRSLTGSGGFLYDAADFDAGFFGISPREALAMDPQQRLLLETAWRAFEDAGIDPESVRDSETGVFTGLSGLDYAMGNGEVPKEAEGFLTTGSVGGAASGRISYTLGLRGPAISVETACSSSLVALHLAVQSLRRGECTMALAGGATIMSTPQLFTEFTRMEGVSPDGRSRPFSAAAAGSGLSEGVGLLLVERLSDAQRLGHPVLAVVRGSAVNQDGASNGFTAPSGSAQQRVIRQALTDARLSPGDVQVVEASSTGTPLGDPIEARALQATYGRDRDRPLRLGSLKPNIGHAQAAAGVAGVIKTVLSMRHGTLPATLYVDEPTPHIDWSAGAVELVAEETAWPETSGPKRAGVSSQGISGTNAHVIIEEAPVVPAAAPADGEDRPAEQDGPRLLTLSAKTPAALAELTARYADLLADGAGGAGGAGGDSLASICRTTSLRRAHFTHRLTAVASSRAELRNLLTRTRPGEEPPPGVRVGVRTPETSRGPVFLFTGRLDARYADAAAELAEAEPVFRHALDQCAEASGGRPSPFAVGYAFAELWRSWGVEPAAVLGHGVGELVAACVTGTMSLADALREAARRPADAAEPERFTMGVPPAEGWGRIAALLRDGHRTFVEIGPAGPLLDQVRTAEHTAFLPSLPEGQPGSDARRTLLDSLGALYTRGVRVDWTRVHGEPAGPPALLPGYPFQRQRYWLWTGGPRRDQAPVHGGALVAQVRLIGADGTPVALADGVRLEAVTGTPAPEPRALENEPAAPETEDVAELVLGIICPGCGATVSHDDLQLHQPLRSLGADSLIAMDIRQALARRFGVDLPLSDLLDGRSVAEIVRTVEAARGGAAGRPAEPAVPGAVLVADPAARHEPFPLTDLQQAYLVGRTDAFELGNISTSFLVEIDLVETDLDRLAGSFRQLVDRHDMLRAVVSRDGHQRVLAEVPDYRIATVDLRTCEDAERARRLAEIHEEMRDQVFDTEVWPLFDVRATLLDARTTRLHLNFDALIIDGRSCGLLFQEWAQAYRSGTPALPAPAVTYRDYLLAAAEPDAVQREKSLAYWQARVSALPPAPALPLRPGPAPRRPVFTHRTARIEAEAWQHFKDNAAAAGISPSAALCTAYAQVLGVWSASPRFTLNLLAYNRRPLHEDIGRVIGNLSATTLLEVDAAPAEDFTSGATRLQNQLLADLDHGYVSGVEVLRELNRTRAGTGLASMPVVFTSTIGFAGQGDSAGRSEAERGALTALASLGVSGRLASSSVRTPQVWLDHQALEEAGELVLNWDVVEEMFPEGVVDGMWDAYLDLVRDLCGEGAWRRPPSVLTPVADLEVRQAANATHAPVPAELLHEAFLRQVEVRPEAPAVITAARTLSYGELDRRSDRIARWLIDRGAGPGVLVGIVMDKSWEQVVAALGILKAGAAYVPVDAATPGRRLRMIMESAGIELVLTRSAVADGLDLPDGTSSLQVDTEPADTGASSPLPPSPAKPDDLAYVIFTSGSTGVPKGVMIEHTGAVNTIQDINDRFGVTASDRVLALSALNFDLSVYDVFGLLTVGGAVVLPDASALREPAAWLGLVNRHGVTVWNSVPALMDMFVEHVRALGGPPSLRVVMMSGDWIPVTLPGAIASVLPNARTWSLGGATEASIWSIMYPITRVDPDWTSIPYGRPMRNQRFHVLDEALRPCPTWVPGDLYIAGTGLARGYLGDEAKTRAAFLRHPVTGERLYRTGDLGRYLPDGDIEFLGRADSQVKIQGHRIELGEVEAALLRRPDVHAAAAVAEGERGGPRRLVGYAVSRTSEEELREALGRELPGYMVPARIVLLDELPLTDNGKVDRRRLPSPAETAPRSGAAVAPRDAAEQLLAGIWAEFFEPTDRPAEGTADFFDVTANFFDLGGDSMLAVRMMARIRQRTGRSLPVATLLARPTVESLAEALREQPGEQRGEEGRAALVTVRGAGTRPPLILVHPVGGDVLCYAGLGALLEEDQPLHALQYPDLEPAPRTVAELAAHYADAITERFPDGPYRLGGWSMGGVIALEIARLLAGRGRTVELVAAVDLLEPPGRAEPAADAALLARFAHDLAGLAGSDWNPGPAEFEPTGERSPIEELLTRAQQAAVLPEEIDAATLERLAGRFLHLSRALADHEPVAYRGRVVLLRAIDGATAATTRQWLDLLGDQAESVDVPGDHYSVMRSPNLQTLAAELDKALNDL, encoded by the coding sequence ATGGCATCAGAATCGGATCAGAAGCTGCTCGGATACCTCAAGCGCGTCACCGTCGACCTGCACCAGACGCGCGAGCGCCTGCGCGAGCTGGAGGAGGGCGAGCGGGAGCCGATCGCGATCATCGGCATGGCATGCCGCTATCCGGGCGGGATCGACTCGCCCGCCGCCCTGTGGCGGCTGCTGGCCTCGGGCGGCGAGACCGTCGGCGCGTTCCCCCGCGACCGCGGCTGGGACGACGGCCTGCACGACCCCGAGAACGGCGGCCGGAGCCTGACCGGCTCCGGCGGCTTCCTCTACGACGCGGCGGACTTCGACGCGGGCTTCTTCGGCATCAGCCCGCGCGAGGCCCTGGCCATGGACCCGCAGCAGCGGCTGCTGCTCGAGACCGCCTGGCGGGCCTTCGAGGACGCCGGGATCGATCCGGAGTCGGTGCGTGACAGCGAGACCGGCGTGTTCACCGGGCTGTCCGGGCTGGACTACGCGATGGGGAACGGCGAAGTGCCCAAGGAGGCCGAGGGCTTCCTGACGACCGGGTCGGTGGGCGGCGCCGCCTCCGGGCGGATCTCCTACACGCTCGGCCTGCGCGGCCCGGCCATCAGCGTGGAGACGGCCTGCTCGTCCTCGCTGGTCGCGCTGCACCTGGCCGTCCAGTCGCTGCGCCGCGGCGAGTGCACGATGGCGCTGGCGGGCGGCGCGACGATCATGTCCACACCGCAGCTGTTCACCGAGTTCACCCGGATGGAGGGCGTGTCACCGGACGGCCGGAGCCGCCCGTTCTCGGCCGCCGCCGCAGGCAGCGGGCTCTCCGAGGGCGTGGGCCTGCTGCTGGTGGAACGGCTTTCGGACGCGCAGCGGCTCGGCCATCCCGTACTGGCCGTGGTGCGCGGCAGCGCGGTCAACCAGGACGGCGCCAGCAACGGCTTCACCGCACCGAGCGGCTCCGCGCAACAGCGGGTGATCCGGCAGGCGCTGACGGACGCGCGGCTGTCGCCCGGTGACGTCCAGGTGGTGGAGGCCAGCAGCACCGGCACCCCGCTCGGCGACCCGATCGAGGCGCGCGCCCTGCAGGCCACCTACGGGCGTGATCGGGACCGGCCGCTGCGGCTCGGCTCGCTGAAGCCCAACATCGGGCACGCCCAGGCGGCGGCGGGCGTCGCCGGGGTCATCAAGACGGTGCTGTCGATGCGCCACGGCACGCTCCCCGCGACCCTGTACGTGGACGAGCCCACCCCGCACATCGACTGGTCGGCGGGCGCGGTCGAGCTCGTCGCCGAGGAGACCGCGTGGCCCGAGACCTCGGGGCCGAAACGCGCCGGGGTGTCCTCGCAGGGCATCAGCGGCACCAACGCACACGTGATCATCGAAGAAGCTCCGGTTGTCCCGGCGGCGGCGCCGGCCGACGGGGAGGACCGACCCGCCGAGCAGGACGGGCCACGCCTGCTGACCCTGTCGGCCAAGACACCGGCCGCGCTCGCCGAACTCACCGCGCGCTACGCCGACCTGCTCGCCGACGGTGCGGGCGGTGCGGGCGGTGCGGGCGGCGATTCGCTCGCGTCGATCTGCCGGACCACGAGCCTGCGGCGGGCGCACTTCACGCACCGGCTCACGGCCGTCGCGTCCTCGCGCGCCGAGCTGCGGAACCTGCTGACCCGGACGCGCCCGGGCGAGGAGCCGCCGCCCGGCGTCCGGGTCGGCGTGCGGACCCCGGAGACCAGTCGGGGCCCGGTGTTCCTCTTCACCGGCCGCCTGGACGCGCGGTACGCCGACGCGGCCGCCGAGCTGGCCGAGGCCGAGCCGGTCTTCCGCCACGCCCTGGACCAGTGCGCCGAGGCGTCCGGCGGGCGGCCCTCGCCGTTCGCCGTCGGGTACGCGTTCGCCGAGCTGTGGCGGTCGTGGGGCGTGGAGCCGGCCGCCGTCCTCGGCCACGGCGTCGGCGAGCTGGTGGCCGCGTGCGTCACGGGCACGATGAGCCTGGCGGACGCGCTGCGGGAGGCGGCCCGGAGGCCGGCGGACGCCGCCGAGCCGGAGCGGTTCACCATGGGGGTACCCCCGGCCGAAGGCTGGGGGAGGATCGCCGCGCTGCTGCGGGACGGACACCGGACCTTCGTGGAGATCGGGCCCGCCGGGCCGCTCCTCGACCAGGTCCGCACGGCCGAGCACACGGCGTTCCTGCCGTCGCTGCCCGAGGGCCAACCGGGGTCCGACGCCCGGCGCACGCTCCTCGACAGCCTCGGCGCGCTCTACACCCGAGGGGTCCGGGTCGACTGGACGCGGGTGCACGGCGAGCCCGCCGGGCCGCCCGCGCTGCTGCCCGGCTACCCGTTCCAGCGCCAGCGCTACTGGCTCTGGACGGGAGGCCCCCGCAGGGATCAGGCACCGGTCCACGGCGGGGCGCTGGTCGCGCAGGTACGGTTGATCGGCGCCGACGGCACGCCCGTGGCGCTCGCCGACGGCGTGCGCCTGGAGGCGGTGACCGGCACGCCCGCTCCCGAACCGCGGGCGCTCGAGAACGAACCCGCCGCACCGGAGACCGAGGACGTCGCGGAGCTGGTGCTCGGCATCATCTGTCCGGGCTGTGGTGCGACCGTCAGCCACGACGACCTTCAGCTGCACCAGCCGCTGCGCAGCCTGGGCGCCGACTCGCTGATCGCGATGGACATCCGGCAGGCGCTCGCCCGGCGGTTCGGCGTCGACCTTCCGCTGTCCGACCTGCTGGACGGGCGGAGCGTCGCGGAGATCGTCCGGACCGTCGAGGCGGCCCGCGGCGGCGCTGCGGGCCGGCCCGCAGAGCCCGCCGTGCCCGGGGCGGTGCTGGTCGCCGACCCGGCGGCCCGCCACGAGCCGTTCCCGCTCACCGATCTCCAGCAGGCCTACCTGGTCGGCCGGACCGACGCCTTCGAGCTCGGCAACATCTCCACCTCCTTCCTGGTCGAGATCGACCTCGTGGAGACCGACCTCGACCGGCTCGCCGGCTCCTTCCGGCAGCTCGTCGACCGGCACGACATGCTCCGCGCGGTCGTGTCCCGGGACGGGCACCAGCGGGTGCTCGCAGAGGTCCCCGACTACCGGATCGCCACGGTCGACCTGCGGACCTGCGAGGACGCGGAACGGGCCCGCCGTCTGGCCGAGATCCACGAGGAGATGCGGGACCAGGTCTTCGACACCGAGGTCTGGCCGCTGTTCGACGTCCGGGCGACCCTGCTCGACGCGCGCACCACCCGGCTGCACCTCAACTTCGACGCGCTGATCATCGACGGCCGCAGCTGCGGGCTGCTGTTCCAGGAGTGGGCCCAGGCCTACCGTTCCGGGACGCCCGCACTGCCCGCCCCGGCCGTCACCTACCGCGACTACCTGCTCGCCGCCGCCGAGCCGGACGCGGTGCAGCGCGAGAAGTCGCTCGCCTACTGGCAGGCGCGCGTCTCCGCCCTCCCGCCCGCACCCGCCCTGCCGCTGCGACCGGGACCGGCGCCACGGCGACCGGTGTTCACCCACCGCACGGCCCGGATCGAGGCCGAGGCGTGGCAGCACTTCAAGGACAACGCCGCCGCGGCGGGCATCTCGCCCTCGGCCGCCCTGTGCACCGCGTACGCCCAGGTGCTGGGCGTCTGGAGCGCCTCGCCGCGCTTCACCCTCAACCTGCTGGCGTACAACCGGCGGCCGCTGCACGAGGACATCGGCAGGGTGATCGGAAACCTCAGCGCGACCACCCTGCTGGAAGTCGACGCCGCTCCCGCCGAGGACTTCACCTCGGGCGCCACGCGGTTGCAGAACCAGCTGCTGGCCGACCTCGACCACGGGTACGTCAGCGGCGTCGAGGTGCTGCGCGAGCTCAACCGCACCCGCGCCGGGACCGGCCTGGCGAGCATGCCGGTGGTCTTCACCAGCACGATCGGCTTCGCCGGCCAGGGCGACTCCGCGGGGCGGAGCGAGGCCGAACGCGGCGCGCTCACCGCCCTGGCCTCGCTCGGCGTTTCCGGCAGGCTGGCGTCCAGCTCGGTGCGGACGCCGCAGGTGTGGCTCGACCACCAGGCCCTGGAGGAGGCCGGGGAACTGGTCCTCAACTGGGACGTGGTGGAGGAGATGTTCCCCGAGGGCGTCGTCGACGGGATGTGGGACGCCTACCTGGACCTGGTGCGGGACCTGTGCGGCGAGGGGGCGTGGCGCCGTCCGCCGTCCGTGCTCACCCCGGTGGCCGACCTGGAGGTCCGGCAGGCGGCCAACGCCACGCACGCCCCGGTCCCCGCCGAACTGCTGCACGAGGCGTTCCTGCGCCAGGTCGAGGTCCGGCCGGAGGCGCCCGCCGTGATCACCGCCGCCCGGACCCTCAGCTACGGCGAGCTGGACCGCCGCTCCGACCGGATCGCCCGCTGGCTGATCGACCGCGGCGCGGGCCCGGGCGTGCTCGTCGGCATCGTGATGGACAAGAGCTGGGAGCAGGTCGTCGCGGCGCTGGGCATCCTCAAGGCCGGGGCCGCCTACGTGCCGGTCGACGCCGCCACGCCCGGCCGCCGACTCCGGATGATCATGGAGAGCGCCGGCATCGAGCTGGTGCTGACCCGGTCGGCGGTCGCGGACGGGCTCGACCTGCCGGACGGCACGAGCTCGCTGCAGGTCGACACCGAGCCGGCGGACACCGGTGCGAGCAGCCCGCTGCCGCCGTCCCCGGCCAAGCCCGACGACCTCGCCTACGTCATCTTCACCTCGGGATCCACCGGGGTCCCGAAGGGCGTGATGATCGAGCACACCGGCGCGGTCAACACGATCCAGGACATCAACGACCGGTTCGGCGTGACCGCGAGCGACCGTGTGCTGGCCCTGTCCGCGCTCAACTTCGACCTCTCGGTCTACGACGTGTTCGGCCTGCTCACGGTCGGCGGGGCGGTGGTCCTGCCGGACGCGTCGGCGCTGCGCGAACCGGCGGCCTGGCTGGGCTTGGTGAACCGGCACGGCGTGACGGTCTGGAACAGCGTCCCCGCGCTGATGGACATGTTCGTCGAACACGTGCGGGCGCTCGGCGGCCCGCCCTCGCTGCGCGTGGTGATGATGAGCGGCGACTGGATCCCCGTCACGCTCCCCGGAGCCATCGCCTCGGTGCTGCCGAACGCGCGGACCTGGAGCCTGGGCGGCGCGACCGAGGCGTCCATCTGGTCGATCATGTACCCGATCACCCGGGTGGACCCGGACTGGACGAGCATCCCGTACGGCCGGCCGATGCGGAACCAGCGCTTCCATGTGCTGGACGAGGCCTTGCGGCCGTGCCCGACCTGGGTCCCCGGCGACCTGTACATCGCCGGGACCGGCCTGGCCCGCGGCTACCTCGGCGACGAGGCCAAGACGCGCGCCGCGTTCCTGCGCCACCCGGTGACGGGGGAGCGGCTCTACCGGACCGGTGACCTCGGCCGCTACCTGCCGGACGGCGACATCGAGTTCCTGGGGCGCGCGGACTCCCAGGTGAAGATCCAGGGGCATCGGATCGAGCTCGGCGAGGTCGAGGCGGCGCTGCTGCGCCGGCCGGACGTCCATGCGGCGGCCGCGGTGGCCGAGGGCGAGCGGGGCGGCCCCCGGCGGCTCGTCGGGTACGCCGTCTCGAGGACCTCCGAGGAGGAGCTGCGCGAGGCGCTCGGCCGGGAACTGCCCGGCTACATGGTGCCCGCCCGGATCGTCCTGCTGGACGAGCTGCCGCTGACCGACAACGGCAAGGTCGACCGCCGCCGCCTGCCCTCGCCTGCGGAGACGGCCCCGCGCTCCGGTGCGGCGGTCGCCCCGCGCGATGCCGCCGAACAGCTCCTCGCCGGGATCTGGGCCGAGTTCTTCGAGCCGACCGACAGGCCTGCCGAAGGCACCGCGGACTTCTTCGACGTCACCGCGAACTTCTTCGACCTCGGCGGCGACTCGATGCTCGCGGTGCGGATGATGGCCCGGATCCGGCAGCGCACCGGCCGGTCGCTGCCGGTGGCCACGCTGCTCGCCCGGCCGACCGTCGAGTCGCTCGCCGAGGCGCTGCGCGAGCAGCCGGGCGAGCAGCGGGGCGAGGAAGGCCGGGCCGCGCTCGTCACGGTCCGGGGGGCCGGGACCCGGCCGCCACTGATCCTCGTCCACCCGGTCGGCGGCGACGTGCTCTGCTACGCCGGGCTCGGCGCCCTCCTGGAGGAGGACCAGCCGCTGCACGCGCTGCAGTACCCCGACCTCGAACCCGCGCCGCGGACCGTGGCCGAGCTGGCCGCGCACTACGCCGACGCGATCACCGAACGGTTCCCGGACGGCCCGTACCGGCTCGGCGGCTGGTCCATGGGCGGCGTGATCGCCCTGGAGATCGCCCGCCTGCTCGCCGGGCGGGGCCGGACGGTCGAGCTCGTCGCGGCCGTGGACCTGCTCGAACCGCCCGGCCGTGCCGAACCCGCCGCCGACGCGGCACTGCTGGCCCGGTTCGCCCACGACCTGGCCGGGCTGGC